A part of Desulfobacter sp. genomic DNA contains:
- a CDS encoding sigma-54-dependent Fis family transcriptional regulator, which produces MKKIQISVYLIVPLIMGMFSFFSFIVTYRVIEYASTRRISADLLLLTPAVALPLLSIIAGYFIIKKILEPSERLIEKAKNHPAVCSESNLKENIRNMDKLDEISTIFEQVGEALDLSTAESLFPNIIGKSKIMRGVLSHITKVARSDATVFILGESGTGKELVADSIVKIGTRKNNPFIKINCGAISSNLIESELFGHEKGAFTGASIMKKGCFELADQGSLFLDEIGDMPLELQVKLLRALQEKEFYRVGGKEPVKVDVRIIAATNKNPKTLVKEGKLREDLYYRLNVFPVNLPPLRMRKEDIGPLAEFFIDCNRLGKCITHKAIKKLEEYSWPGNVRELKNVVERANIISNDQKTILPEHLPTAIYDSLKSEDSLGFDRDCKNLDQRMAEIEINFICTSLKMNNGIQARAAEDLGIKQRSLWNRVKKYNIDAGRYKNKPDYRNAV; this is translated from the coding sequence ATGAAGAAAATACAGATCAGCGTATACTTAATCGTTCCCCTCATCATGGGTATGTTTTCTTTTTTTTCCTTTATTGTCACCTACCGCGTCATAGAATATGCCTCCACAAGGAGGATTTCTGCTGATTTGCTTTTACTGACACCGGCTGTGGCCCTACCATTGCTCTCCATTATTGCAGGCTATTTTATCATCAAAAAGATATTAGAACCCTCTGAACGCTTAATAGAGAAAGCTAAAAATCATCCGGCCGTCTGCTCGGAAAGCAACTTAAAAGAAAATATCCGGAACATGGATAAGCTGGATGAGATTTCAACCATATTCGAACAGGTCGGGGAGGCGCTTGACCTTTCCACTGCAGAATCCCTGTTCCCAAATATAATAGGCAAAAGTAAGATAATGCGGGGAGTGCTGTCACATATAACAAAAGTTGCCCGCTCCGATGCCACTGTATTTATTTTAGGTGAAAGCGGCACCGGAAAGGAACTTGTTGCGGATAGCATAGTAAAAATAGGCACCAGAAAAAACAATCCCTTTATTAAAATCAACTGCGGGGCTATTTCGTCAAATTTAATTGAGAGCGAATTGTTTGGTCATGAAAAAGGGGCATTCACAGGGGCCAGCATAATGAAAAAAGGGTGTTTTGAGTTGGCTGATCAGGGCTCTCTTTTTCTTGATGAAATAGGAGACATGCCCTTGGAACTTCAGGTGAAGCTTTTAAGGGCATTGCAGGAAAAGGAGTTTTACAGAGTCGGTGGAAAAGAGCCTGTAAAAGTTGATGTCAGGATCATCGCAGCCACAAATAAAAATCCAAAAACTCTGGTAAAAGAAGGAAAACTTCGAGAGGATCTTTATTACAGGCTGAATGTGTTTCCCGTAAATCTGCCCCCACTGCGAATGAGAAAAGAGGATATCGGGCCTTTGGCTGAATTTTTTATAGACTGCAACCGATTGGGAAAATGCATTACACATAAAGCTATAAAAAAATTAGAAGAATATAGTTGGCCTGGCAATGTGCGAGAACTTAAAAATGTTGTGGAAAGAGCGAATATCATTTCAAATGACCAAAAAACTATTCTTCCGGAACATCTGCCAACAGCTATATATGATTCTTTAAAATCAGAAGATTCCCTTGGTTTTGATAGGGACTGTAAAAACCTGGATCAAAGAATGGCTGAAATAGAAATCAATTTCATTTGCACTTCCTTAAAAATGAACAACGGAATCCAGGCCAGGGCAGCGGAGGATTTAGGCATAAAACAACGCAGTCTGTGGAACAGGGTTAAAAAGTATAATATCGATGCAGGAAGGTACAAAAACAAACCAGATTATAGAAATGCCGTGTAA
- a CDS encoding class I SAM-dependent methyltransferase: MQEGTKTNQIIEMPCKNETDYIQQISNGLNLGDDGIWYSKSTGPISYPTKGNSACFEVEDSSFWFKHRNRCIISTVQSYPPGKNGAIFDVGGGNGFVSAGLASAGFKVVLVEPGLTGVHNAKKRGVKNIICATTDTAGFKPESLPAVSLFDVIEHIEDDFEFLRSVNKIIKIHGRLYVTAPAYSFLWSNEDFKAGHFRRYSLNQIIKKVTKAGFSVDFASYFFSFLPLPIYLFRTMPSKFGYEKRDDQNIERDHRVKDGIFVKMIDKLFQKEVSQIAAKRPVFFGSSCLVAATKKYT, translated from the coding sequence ATGCAGGAAGGTACAAAAACAAACCAGATTATAGAAATGCCGTGTAAAAACGAAACAGACTACATACAACAGATATCCAATGGGCTTAACCTTGGAGACGACGGTATCTGGTATTCAAAGAGTACAGGACCCATATCATATCCAACCAAAGGTAATAGCGCATGTTTTGAGGTTGAAGACAGTTCTTTTTGGTTTAAACATAGAAATAGGTGCATCATTTCCACTGTCCAGTCTTATCCTCCAGGAAAAAATGGGGCCATTTTTGATGTGGGGGGAGGGAATGGATTTGTATCGGCTGGATTAGCCAGCGCAGGTTTTAAAGTCGTGTTGGTGGAGCCAGGGCTGACTGGTGTGCATAATGCAAAAAAAAGAGGTGTTAAAAATATTATCTGCGCCACAACGGATACAGCCGGGTTCAAACCAGAATCTTTACCTGCCGTTAGTCTATTTGATGTTATCGAGCATATCGAAGATGATTTTGAGTTCCTCAGGTCTGTAAACAAAATTATTAAAATCCACGGAAGACTTTATGTTACAGCACCTGCATATTCTTTTTTATGGTCAAACGAAGACTTTAAAGCCGGACACTTCAGAAGGTATTCGCTAAATCAGATCATAAAAAAAGTTACCAAAGCTGGATTCTCTGTTGATTTTGCTTCTTATTTTTTTAGTTTTCTTCCTCTTCCTATTTATCTTTTTCGGACAATGCCGTCAAAATTCGGATATGAAAAAAGAGATGATCAAAACATTGAAAGAGATCATAGAGTCAAAGACGGGATTTTTGTTAAAATGATAGATAAGCTGTTCCAGAAGGAAGTGTCACAAATAGCAGCAAAGCGGCCGGTTTTTTTCGGAAGTTCGTGCCTGGTTGCAGCAACTAAGAAATATACCTGA
- a CDS encoding prepilin-type N-terminal cleavage/methylation domain-containing protein, whose product MERKNVLKNQNGFTLIEIIAVLIILGILAAVAVPKYIDLQDESRTKAAESAIAEAKARLSTGYGQYLLKNDGAAPANAAAVCGASGISDATIMPANASGAVPMGADFTATIAPSGTGATITVTQVQGVALNTGVSDDWVMP is encoded by the coding sequence ATGGAAAGAAAAAATGTTTTAAAGAATCAGAACGGTTTTACCCTGATCGAAATTATTGCGGTATTGATTATTCTCGGCATTTTGGCTGCCGTTGCAGTTCCCAAATATATCGATCTTCAGGATGAATCAAGGACCAAGGCTGCGGAATCTGCAATAGCAGAAGCAAAGGCCAGGCTGTCTACCGGTTACGGCCAGTATCTTCTTAAAAATGACGGTGCTGCACCTGCTAACGCAGCTGCTGTTTGTGGTGCAAGCGGTATTTCTGATGCCACTATTATGCCTGCTAATGCAAGCGGAGCAGTACCGATGGGAGCTGATTTTACTGCCACTATAGCTCCAAGTGGAACAGGTGCGACAATCACTGTTACTCAGGTTCAAGGTGTGGCACTTAATACGGGTGTGTCTGATGATTGGGTAATGCCTTAA